The Pseudomonas sp. B21-023 genomic interval CTTGGCTGGAGGGCCGCAACGCGGCCCCGGCGATCTCAAGCCTGCAGTTGTTCGCGCACCCACTCCACCAACGCCCGCACCTTCGGCACCTCCGCCGCATGTTCGGCATACGCCAGGTAATGCGCGCCATTGCTTTTCATCGCATGCTCCCAGGCCAGCACCAGGCTGCCCTCAGCCAGCTCTTTGGCCACCAGGTAACTGGGCACCAACGCCACCCCGCATCCGGCCTGCGCCGCGCTCAAGGCCATGTAGAAGGTGTCGAAGCGCGGCCCATGGTAGCTGTTGTCGGTATGCAGCCCCTGCTCCAGGAACCATTCGTGCCACGCCTGCGGTCGCGAGGTGCTCTGCAGCAGCACCAGCTCCGCCACCGCGCCGGCGTCAGGCAGCGTGCGCCCTTGCAACAACTCCGGCGCGCACACCGGCACCACCTCTTCGCCGAACAGCTCGATACAGGTCGCCCCGGGCCAGGTGCCCTGGCCATAGAAGAACACCACGTCGGCCGAGCCCTGCAGCAAGGCGAACGGTTCCATCTCGTTGCGGATGTCCAGGTGCAGGTTCGGGTGGCGCTTGCCGAAGCCCTTGAGGTGCGGGATCAGCCAGCGCACGCCGAAACTCGGTTGAGTGGCTACCTTCAATACTTCGGTCTGCGAGCCGTAGCTCAGGACATAGCGGCTGGACATGTCCACCTGGGTAAGGATCTTGTTCACCTCGGCCAGGTACAGGCTGCCGGCCGGCGTCAGTTGCAGGCGTCGGCGGATGCGCAGGAACAGGTGATGGCGCAGCATTTCCTCGAGCTGCGCCACTTGCTTGCTTACCGCGCTCTGCGTCAGGTGCAGTTCCTCGGCGGCGCGGGTGAAGCTCAGGTGACGGGCTGCGGCCTCGAAGCACTGCAGGGCGGTCATGGACGGTACCAGGCGTTTGGACATAAGCGGTCTCGGCGGCTGAAATCATTACCTGGTGGAATGATATGCGGAATAAAGGTCGTTTGTTGCACCCGAGTAATCGGATTAATACTGACCCACGACATTTTCAACCCCTTCACCCGATGTAAGGAGAAGCATGATGGTTGCTGGATTGCTCGAGCGCCTGGGCGTTGCCGCCGCGGCCCACACCCAGGGCGATTACCCTGTCCATACCCCGATCGACGGCAGCCAGATCGCCTCGGTGAAGTTGCTCGGCAAGGCCGACACTGTTGCCCGCATCGACCAGGCGCAACAGGCCTTCGAAGCCTGGCGCAGCGTGCCGGCCCCCCGTCGTGGCGAGCTGGTGCGCCTGTTCGGCGAGGTGCTGCGCGAGCACAAGGCTGACCTCGGCGAGCTGGTCTCGATCGAAGCTGGCAAGATCACCCAGGAAGGCCTGGGCGAAGTGCAGGAAATGATCGATATCTGCGACTTCGCCGTCGGCCTGTCGCGCCAGCTGTACGGCCTGACCATCGCCTCCGAGCGCCCGGGCCACCATATGCGTGAAACCTGGCACCCGCTGGGTGTGGTCGGGGTGATCAGCGCCTTCAACTTCCCGGTCGCGGTGTGGGCGTGGAACACCGCGCTGGCGCTGGTGGCGGGTAACGCCGTGGTGTGGAAGCCGTCCGAGAAGACCCCACTCACTGCGTTGGCGTGCCAGGCGCTGTTCGACAAAGCCCTGAAAGCCTTCGGCGACGCCCCGGCAGGTGTGGCGCAACTGGTGATTGGTGGTCGCGACGCCGGCGAAGCCCTGGTCGACGATTCACGCGTGGCGTTGGTCAGTGCCACCGGCAGCACCCGCATGGGCCGCGAAGTGGGCCCGCGTGTAGCGGCGCGTTTCGGCCGCAGCATCCTCGAGCTGGGTGGCAACAACGCCATGATCCTGGCCCCGAGCGCCGACCTCGACCTGGCCGTGCGCGGCATCCTGTTCTCTGCCGTCGGCACCGCCGGCCAGCGCTGCACCACCCTGCGCCGGCTGATCGTGCACCGCTCGATCAAGGACGACGTGGTCGCCCGTGTCAAAGCCGCCTACGGCAAGGTGCGCATCGGTGACCCTCGCAAGGACAACCTGGTCGGCCCGCTGATCGACAAGCAGTCGTTCGATGCCATGCAGGGTGCACTGGCCAAGGCCCGCGACGAAGGCGGGCAGGTATTCGGTGGCGAACGCCAGCTCGCCGAGCAGTACCCGAACGCCTACTACGTGTCGCCGGCCATTGCCGAGATGCCGGCCCAGAGCGAGGTGGTGCGCCACGAGACCTTCGCGCCGATTCTCTACGTGCTGGCCTACGACGACTTCGAAGAGGCCCTGCGCCTGAACAACGAAGTGCCGCAAGGCCTGTCGTCATGCATCTTCACCACCGACCTGCGCGAGGCTGAACGTTTCCAGAGCGCCTCGGGCAGCGACTGCGGCATCGCCAACGTCAACATCGGCACCAGCGGCGCGGAGATCGGCGGGGCTTTCGGTGGCGAGAAGGAAACCGGCGGTGGCCGTGAGTCTGGTTCGGATGCCTGGAAAGGCTACATGCGTCGCCAGACCAATACCGTGAACTACTCTCGCGAACTGCCACTGGCGCAAGGGATCGTGTTCGACTGATGATCG includes:
- a CDS encoding LysR family transcriptional regulator, which produces MSKRLVPSMTALQCFEAAARHLSFTRAAEELHLTQSAVSKQVAQLEEMLRHHLFLRIRRRLQLTPAGSLYLAEVNKILTQVDMSSRYVLSYGSQTEVLKVATQPSFGVRWLIPHLKGFGKRHPNLHLDIRNEMEPFALLQGSADVVFFYGQGTWPGATCIELFGEEVVPVCAPELLQGRTLPDAGAVAELVLLQSTSRPQAWHEWFLEQGLHTDNSYHGPRFDTFYMALSAAQAGCGVALVPSYLVAKELAEGSLVLAWEHAMKSNGAHYLAYAEHAAEVPKVRALVEWVREQLQA
- a CDS encoding aldehyde dehydrogenase family protein; translation: MVAGLLERLGVAAAAHTQGDYPVHTPIDGSQIASVKLLGKADTVARIDQAQQAFEAWRSVPAPRRGELVRLFGEVLREHKADLGELVSIEAGKITQEGLGEVQEMIDICDFAVGLSRQLYGLTIASERPGHHMRETWHPLGVVGVISAFNFPVAVWAWNTALALVAGNAVVWKPSEKTPLTALACQALFDKALKAFGDAPAGVAQLVIGGRDAGEALVDDSRVALVSATGSTRMGREVGPRVAARFGRSILELGGNNAMILAPSADLDLAVRGILFSAVGTAGQRCTTLRRLIVHRSIKDDVVARVKAAYGKVRIGDPRKDNLVGPLIDKQSFDAMQGALAKARDEGGQVFGGERQLAEQYPNAYYVSPAIAEMPAQSEVVRHETFAPILYVLAYDDFEEALRLNNEVPQGLSSCIFTTDLREAERFQSASGSDCGIANVNIGTSGAEIGGAFGGEKETGGGRESGSDAWKGYMRRQTNTVNYSRELPLAQGIVFD